CCGATCCCCCGCTGTACACGCGGTCGAGCCGAGGAACCTGCTCTCCCTGGGCCACCGCGTCGAGCAACTTGAAATACATGGTCGGCACGCCCATGAAAACCGTGCACCCGTGTTTCGTCATCAGCGCGAGAGCCTCCCGCCCGGAGAACCTCGGCATCATGACGATGGATATACCGGCGCGGAAGCCAGTCAGCATGCCGCAAATCTGACCGAAGCCGTGCGACAGCGGCAAACACCCGAGCAATACGTCGTCACTCCGGAACGCGTACGGAGTGGTGACCATCCTCTCGACGTTGTACAGAATATTCCGGTGGGTGAGCATCACCCCTTTCGGCTCACCCGTCGTACCGGACGTGTAGAACACGACCGCGACATCGTCGGGTTCTCGCACCGCGGAATCGTCGATCGGCACTGTGTCCTGTGCCGCGTTCTCCAGGTCGACAGTGCCCGCGGGGCCCGGGCCGACGGTGAGGAGCACCGTGCCGAGCGGCGCCGCCGCCTCTCTCGCCTGGGCGAGCAAGGAGGCGGCGCACACCAGAAAACGGGCGTCGGCATCGGTCAGTACGTGATCGATCTCCGACGCGGTCGACATGACGTTCAGCGGGATCGCGACGGCGCCGGCCGCCAGCACGCCGAAGTACACAGCGGGAAACTGCGGGGTGTCGACCAGGAGCATGGCGACCCGGTCTCCTGGCCGTACCCCGTTGGCTCGCAGCACGGAGGCGTAGCGACGTGCCTGTTCCCACAGCCACCCGTAGGTGAAATGCTCGGACTCGTAGATCACGGCGGAGTGGTCGGGTCGCTGCGCCGCCGTGTCGGCCAGCACGCCGGCAACTGACATGGTCACTGCGGCGGCAGTCCGTCTTTCGCGGCGGTGAGAGCGCCGCCGCCACGGAGCCCGGACGTGATCCAGTCCCGGGCACTCGCGGTCGGGATGTTCAATTCCTTCCAGATTCCATGAAGGGCGTGGGCGAATTCCTCGACATCGTTCTGATCGTGCACGGCAGACGGAGCGATGCGCAGGATCTCCTCGCCCGCGGGCACACTGGGGGCATTGATGGACTGGGCGTAGATCCCGTGCCGCTCGAACATCAGCTGGGACGCCCGCTTGCACATATCGTCATCACCGACGAAGGCCGCAACGATATGGGAGTCCGTCGAAATGAACGGGATATCGGCCGCGATCAGAAGACTGTGCAGAAGCCGCGCATTCTCCGAGAGGAGCTTTCGCTCGACATCGGAGGACCGCAGGTACTGAACCGACGCCAGCGCACCGGCCGCGACCGCCGGCGGCAGCGAGGTGGTGAAGACGAACGAGCGCGCGTAGGTCCGCACCGCGTCCACGAGGGCCGCCGGTCCCGCAATGTAGCCGCCGACCGTTCCGTAACCCTTTGCCAAGGTACCCATCACGACCGTGAACCGATCGGCTATGCCTTCCCGCGCGGCGATGCCGGCGCCCTGCGGGCCGTACATGCCGACCGCGTGGACCTCGTCGATGAAGGTCGTGGCACCGTATTTGTCCGCAATGTCGGCAATCTCGGCGAGCGGCGCAACATTGCCCGACATGGAATAGACCGTTTCCACGACGATAAGCTTCGGGCAGTCGGCGGGAGCGGCCGCGATCAATTCTTCCAGGTGGGCGACGTCGTTATGCCTGAAGACGTGCTTCTTCGCACCGCTGTGCCGGAGACCGTCGATGATCGAGGCGTGGTTCTTCGCATCGGAAAATACGACGGTATCTTTCGGCAGCCCCGCCAGCACGGTGAGAGATCCCTCGTTGGCCGTGTATCCCGATGTGAAAAGGAGAGCGGCTTCCTTGCCGTGCAGATCCGCCAGCTCATTTTCGAGAAGGACGTGATGATGGTTGGTTCCACCGATATTCCGGGAACCTCCGGAGCCTACGCCATGGGTATCTATCGCGGCTTGCACGGCAGCGATGACCTGGCGATTCTGACCCATTCCCAGATAGTCGTTGCTGCACCAGACACTTACTTCCGAATCCACCCCATCGCGCCGCGCAGTGGCCATGGGGTAATTACCGGAAATACGGCCGATCTCCAGGAAATCGCGCTTGCTTTCAGCGAGATCGTCAGCGGTTTCCCCACTCAGGTATGATGCCAGGTGAACGTTCATTCACTCGCCTTCTCGACGTAGCGGTTGGATTGACCTGCGAACCGAAAGGTCTGCGCTAGGAATATTGCGATTTCAGGAGCACCTTGTCGGGCTTGCCGTTGCTATTCATCGGCAGAGTGCTCAAGATGTGTATCTTCTCGGGCACGTGAATCTGGGACAGCGCCTCAGCAATTCTCGCGCGGATATCTTCTACTTCGACCACCTCAGCCGGATCGCATTCGATTGCGGCGTGGATATGCTCGCTTCCATCCTCGTCTCGCACGCCGTAGACGGCGGCGTGCCGGACACCTGGGTGGGAAAGAATTTCCGCCTCGAGAACTATTGGATGAACCTTGACGCCACCGACCTTGATGACGTGGGCCACCCGACCCAAGAGAGTCAAATAGCCTCGCTCGTCGAGAGAGCCGATATCTCCGGTGAAATACCAGCCGTCACGAAGAACTCGTGCAGTCAATTCCGGATCGCCGTTATAGCCGTCCATCATCTGAGGCGAGCGGACGCGGACCTCGCCGATTTCCCCCGCCGCCAACTGCGCACCCGAATCCGAGTTGCAGACGACGACCTCCACCTCAGGGAAGGGTTGCCCGACGGTGGCCGCGAGATCCGGGTCGCCATGCTCGGGAGGTGTCAGGATCGTGATCCGACCGCTCTCACTCGTGGCATACCCCTGCGCCAGAACAGGGCCGAAAAGCCGAAAAGCCTGTGCAATTCTAGCGGGCGCCGCGGGGCTGCCGCCGTAGACAATCCGCTTCAGCGAAGACAGGCCCGCGGATTCCACAGCGTCACTGTCGCGGATTCCTCGCTCGAGCAGATGGTCGATGAGTTGGAACACGTGATTTGTCGCCATGAACGTCCACGAGACCTCCTTCTCCACGGAGACGGTGTCCACGAATTTCTCGGCATCGAAGCTCTCATGGAGATAGAGCGCTCCGCTCAAGGCGAAGACTGCGTCTGCCATCGCGGCAACGCCATGGCTCAGAGGGGTCGACACCAGGATCGACGCACAGTCGTATTCACGACCAACCTCCATCCATGCACGCATGGTGGCTTCCCACGCGCGGCCCGCCAACCGGATGCCTTTGGGCCGTCCCGTGCTGCCACTCGTGAAGCCGATGAAGGCCAGCGCATCCGGCTCCCATGACACGGCGTCCGGGGTATCGGCAAAATCGACCCGGCCGACCTCATTGCGTTCCCCATGTTGACGTCGCGTTACAGGGATCCCACTACCATCAGCGAGCTCTGTCGCGCGCTCCGAACTTTCGGCATCGGCATAGACGGTCACGGCTTCGGTCTCGCGCAAGATTTGGATCTGGTGATCCAACGGAAGGACCGTTGTCCTGGTACCAGGATTAGTGGTTCGCACATAGCACACGGCACCGCCGAGCAGATGTGTCGCGTACCGCACGGTGAGCATCTCAGGGCTGTTGGGTGCGACCAGAATCGCTACTACATCCCCCTTGCCCACTCCGCGGTTGCGCAGCGCAAGAAACGTCTCAGTCACGGACCGAATCAGGTCACTACCGGAGAAGGCTTCGCCTCGCCAATGAACGACATCTCGATCGGGCGCGGCTGCGAACAGCGAGAGGATCTCCGAGACATAACTTTGACTTGCACTCCACCAATGCTGGGGCAGGCTCATGGGACCTTCCTTTTATTTCGCCAATAGCGATGTCATCCGATTGGGCGGTTCAATCTTCGCCATGCAATTGAAGTAGGCGGTAGATCGTTCGACCGCCTACAACGGAGTGCCGGAAGGCGCCCCGATCCGGGTAGCCGTTCGGCGCACGCGCCGTACGGCCACCCGGGGCGTCGGCGTTCTCGATTTGGGGGAATGACCTGCGGTTTGGTGTGAGCGACGCCGTTGAGGCGGATGTGGAGCGGGCACAGCGGCCCTCGAGATGACGGCGTCGCCTACGACCCACATGCCGGAGGATCTCGGAAACTGTGGCGAGGCCTCACGAACGACCTGCCCCACACAGTCCGGCAACTGCGCCCCGTCCTGGTCTGTCTGGCCGGCGCCGACCGCGCCGACGCGGTTTCCGAGGCCCTGGTCGAGGCCACGAACGAGGAGGACCAGAAAGCGGTCATCGGCGCTGGTGGGCGAGGTCTCCGCACGCGCCTGGCTGGAGCGCCGATACGCCGAGGTCCGCCGGGTCTCGGGCTACGCCGCGGTCCTCGACGAGAACGCGGCAGCGTCCGACGGCCACGGCCACGGCCACGGCCGCGACTTCGAGGTCGCCTGCCGCGGCACCACACACCTATACGAGGTGAAGGCGACCAGCGAGTCCGACACGGAGCGGATGGACGCCCCGATACCTTGGTGGACCATCAAGGTTCGGCATTCACACAGGTCAAAGCATCGGTGATGCTGGTTGCCGAGCGTTGCAGCATCGTTGGCCGGTGTTAAGGACGTTGCCGCGGCCCTGGTGCGCGGGGTGGCGGCCGGGCAGGCTAGTTTGCTCGGATGAGTCTCCTTGATGATGTGGCCGAGCGCGACGGCTGGCGTTGCTGGGTATGTGACGAAGCGGTCGACCCCGACGAGTCGGTGAACGACCCGCGGGGGCCCAGCGTCGACAGCCGGACTGCCGACCGGAAGGCCAAGGTCGCCGAGCGGCTCGCGCACCGCGGATGCAACACCCGCAAGGGTGCGGTCAAGGTGCTCATCGCCTGGCCGGACCGCCTGTACGTGGTCGAACCCGCGCCGCTGATCACCGTTGCCGGGAGGCTGGAGCGCAAGGGGGGCCGCGAGGTGGTGGGCCGTTGTCCGACCAGGCGGGACGCCCAAGAGGCGGCGGATTGGCTGGTGGACCGGTTCTCCCGACTCGTACCGGGGCTGCCGGTGACCGCCGACATCGAGCCGGGCGGCGGCCAGTTCCTCATCACCCTGGCCACCCGCCGCCGCTGACCAGGGACCACCAGCGCAAACTCGCGCGACCAAGGGCCCCTGACCTGTAGGTTCCTACAGCACGTGGACGGTTCGGAACCTGTATGGACGCCCGGTAAACTCCGGACACGTGACTTCTGCGCCCGCCAAGCCCCGCATCCCGAACGTCCTCGCCGGACGCTACGCCTCCACCGAGCTCGCCACGCTCTGGTCCCCCGAACAGAAGGTGAAGCTGGAGCGTCAGCTCTGGCTCGCCGTGCTGAAGGCCCAGAAGGACCTCGGGATCGAGGTGCCGGACGCGGCGATCGCCGACTACGAACGCGTCCTCGACACCGTCGACCTGGCCTCCATCGCCGAGCGCGAGAAGGTCACGCGGCACGACGTGAAGGCGCGGATCGAGGAGTTCAACGACCTCGCCGGGCACGAGCAGGTCCACAAGGGCATGACGTCCCGCGACCTGACGGAGAACGTCGAGCAGCTCCAGATCCGGCTCTCGCTGGAGCTCGTCCGCGACCGTACGGTGGCCGTGCTGGCGCGGCTGGCCAAGCTGGCGGCCGAGTACGGCGAGCTGGTCATGGCCGGCCGCTCGCACAACGTGGCCGCGCAGGCCACCACCCTCGGCAAGCGGTTCGCCACCGCCGCCGACGAGCTGCTCGTGGCGTACGGCCGGATCGAGGAGCTGCTCGGCCGCTACCCGCTGCGCGGCATCAAGGGCCCGGTCGGCACCGCGCAGGACATGCTGGACCTGCTGGGCGGCGACGCCGCGAAGCTGGCCGAGCTGGAGGACCGGATCGCCGGTCACCTCGGCTTCTCGCAGGCGTTCACCTCCGTCGGCCAGGTCTACCCGCGGTCGCTGGACTACGAGGTCGTCACCGCGCTGGTGCAGCTGGCGGCGGCCCCCTCCTCGCTGGCGAAGACGATCCGGCTGATGGCCGGGCACGAGCTGGTGACCGAGGGCTTCAAGCCGGGCCAGGTCGGTTCCTCGGCGATGCCGCACAAGATGAACACCCGCTCCTGCGAGCGCGTCAACGGCCTGATGGTCATCCTGCGCGGCTACGCGTCGATGACCGGCGAGCTGGCGGGCGACCAGTGGAACGAGGGCGACGTGTCCTGCTCGGTGGTGCGCCGGGTCGCACTGCCGGACGCGTTCTTCGCGCTCGACGGTCTGCTGGAGACGTTCCTGACGGTGCTCGACGAGTTCGGCGCGTTCCCGGCGGTCGTCGCCCGCGAGCTGGACCGCTACCTGCCGTTCCTCGCCACCACCAAGGTGCTGATGGGCGCGGTGCGCGCGGGCGTGGGCCGGGAGGTCGCGCACGAGGCGATCAAGGAGAACGCCGTCGCCAGCGCCCTGGCCATGCGGGAGCAGGGCGCGGAGCGCAACGAGCTGCTCGACAAGCTGGCCGCCGACGAGCGCCTCCCGCTCGACCGCGCCCAGCTGGACGCGCTGATGGCCGACAAGCTGTCCTTCACGGGCGCGGCGGCCGCGCAGGTCGCCACGGTCGTCGGCCGGGTCGAGGAGATCGTGAAGCAGCGCCCGGAGGCGGCCGGCTACACCCCCGGAGCGATCCTCTGACCCGCGACACCCCTGTCACTCCCGTCACTTCCGTCAACGCCGTCACTTCCGTCACTCGCTTCACCCAGGCGGAGCTGGAGGCCGCCCGCGACCGTCTCGTACCGGACGTCGTCGCGGGCGGCCTGCGCGTGCTGTTCTGCGGCATCAACCCGGGGCTGATGACGGCGGCGACCGGCCACCACTTCGCCCGCCCGGGCAACCGCTTCTGGCCGGTGCTGCACCTGTCCGGCTTCACCCCGAGGCTGATGAAGCCCGCGGAGCAGCAGGAGCTGCTGTCGTACGGGCTGGGCATCACGAACGTGGTGGCGCGGGCGACCGCCCGGGCCGACGAGCTCGGCGCCGAGGAGTACCGCGAGGGCGGGCGGCTGCTGGCGGAGAAGGTGGCGGCGCTGAAGCCGCGCTGGCTGGCGGTGGTGGGCGTGACCGCCTACCGGGCGGCCTTCGACGACCGCAAGGCCCAAGTGGGTCCGCAGGAACGGGTCTTCGGGGACACGCGCGTGTGGGCGCTGCCGAACCCCAGCGGTCTGAACGCCCATTGGACGGCGGCGACGATGGCGGAGGAGTTCGCCCGGCTGCGGGCAGCGGCGCAGGACTGACCGTCCCCGGCTCGGACGTCGCGTAACGGACGTCCCGCGTCGGACGTTCCGCGTCGGATCCCGCGTCGGCCGTCCGACTCAGGCGTCCCTGCGCCGCACCCGCCACGCCCCGGCCGCGACCGCCGCCGCCGTCCAGAGCGCGGTCACCGCCAGCCCCGTCCACGGGCCCAGGATGCC
This window of the Streptomyces sp. NBC_01275 genome carries:
- a CDS encoding long-chain fatty acid--CoA ligase, encoding MSVAGVLADTAAQRPDHSAVIYESEHFTYGWLWEQARRYASVLRANGVRPGDRVAMLLVDTPQFPAVYFGVLAAGAVAIPLNVMSTASEIDHVLTDADARFLVCAASLLAQAREAAAPLGTVLLTVGPGPAGTVDLENAAQDTVPIDDSAVREPDDVAVVFYTSGTTGEPKGVMLTHRNILYNVERMVTTPYAFRSDDVLLGCLPLSHGFGQICGMLTGFRAGISIVMMPRFSGREALALMTKHGCTVFMGVPTMYFKLLDAVAQGEQVPRLDRVYSGGSALPVKTLEDVRSAFGCPVYEGYGMTETSCSVAYHYPGLTFRPGTVGVPITGIAVGIARPNADRIDLLPVGEVGEIVVRGPNVMAGYLGRPDITAEVLIDGWFLTGDLGRLDGDGYLSVVGRKKDLILRGGYNVYPREIEEILVGHPAVAQVAVIGVPHLELGEEVWAIVVPARPEDVTSGSDEEIIEWGRQRIAAYKYPRRVEFTDALPMGTSGKVLKRMLVSKYEPTASS
- the hemA gene encoding 5-aminolevulinate synthase, which translates into the protein MNVHLASYLSGETADDLAESKRDFLEIGRISGNYPMATARRDGVDSEVSVWCSNDYLGMGQNRQVIAAVQAAIDTHGVGSGGSRNIGGTNHHHVLLENELADLHGKEAALLFTSGYTANEGSLTVLAGLPKDTVVFSDAKNHASIIDGLRHSGAKKHVFRHNDVAHLEELIAAAPADCPKLIVVETVYSMSGNVAPLAEIADIADKYGATTFIDEVHAVGMYGPQGAGIAAREGIADRFTVVMGTLAKGYGTVGGYIAGPAALVDAVRTYARSFVFTTSLPPAVAAGALASVQYLRSSDVERKLLSENARLLHSLLIAADIPFISTDSHIVAAFVGDDDMCKRASQLMFERHGIYAQSINAPSVPAGEEILRIAPSAVHDQNDVEEFAHALHGIWKELNIPTASARDWITSGLRGGGALTAAKDGLPPQ
- a CDS encoding class I adenylate-forming enzyme family protein, coding for MSLPQHWWSASQSYVSEILSLFAAAPDRDVVHWRGEAFSGSDLIRSVTETFLALRNRGVGKGDVVAILVAPNSPEMLTVRYATHLLGGAVCYVRTTNPGTRTTVLPLDHQIQILRETEAVTVYADAESSERATELADGSGIPVTRRQHGERNEVGRVDFADTPDAVSWEPDALAFIGFTSGSTGRPKGIRLAGRAWEATMRAWMEVGREYDCASILVSTPLSHGVAAMADAVFALSGALYLHESFDAEKFVDTVSVEKEVSWTFMATNHVFQLIDHLLERGIRDSDAVESAGLSSLKRIVYGGSPAAPARIAQAFRLFGPVLAQGYATSESGRITILTPPEHGDPDLAATVGQPFPEVEVVVCNSDSGAQLAAGEIGEVRVRSPQMMDGYNGDPELTARVLRDGWYFTGDIGSLDERGYLTLLGRVAHVIKVGGVKVHPIVLEAEILSHPGVRHAAVYGVRDEDGSEHIHAAIECDPAEVVEVEDIRARIAEALSQIHVPEKIHILSTLPMNSNGKPDKVLLKSQYS
- the purB gene encoding adenylosuccinate lyase, producing MTSAPAKPRIPNVLAGRYASTELATLWSPEQKVKLERQLWLAVLKAQKDLGIEVPDAAIADYERVLDTVDLASIAEREKVTRHDVKARIEEFNDLAGHEQVHKGMTSRDLTENVEQLQIRLSLELVRDRTVAVLARLAKLAAEYGELVMAGRSHNVAAQATTLGKRFATAADELLVAYGRIEELLGRYPLRGIKGPVGTAQDMLDLLGGDAAKLAELEDRIAGHLGFSQAFTSVGQVYPRSLDYEVVTALVQLAAAPSSLAKTIRLMAGHELVTEGFKPGQVGSSAMPHKMNTRSCERVNGLMVILRGYASMTGELAGDQWNEGDVSCSVVRRVALPDAFFALDGLLETFLTVLDEFGAFPAVVARELDRYLPFLATTKVLMGAVRAGVGREVAHEAIKENAVASALAMREQGAERNELLDKLAADERLPLDRAQLDALMADKLSFTGAAAAQVATVVGRVEEIVKQRPEAAGYTPGAIL
- the mug gene encoding G/U mismatch-specific DNA glycosylase; amino-acid sequence: MEAARDRLVPDVVAGGLRVLFCGINPGLMTAATGHHFARPGNRFWPVLHLSGFTPRLMKPAEQQELLSYGLGITNVVARATARADELGAEEYREGGRLLAEKVAALKPRWLAVVGVTAYRAAFDDRKAQVGPQERVFGDTRVWALPNPSGLNAHWTAATMAEEFARLRAAAQD